One window from the genome of Hyperolius riggenbachi isolate aHypRig1 chromosome 6, aHypRig1.pri, whole genome shotgun sequence encodes:
- the PDC gene encoding phosducin, producing MEDIDTQSLEEETDFEGSATNTGPKGVIHDWRKFKLVSEDQESVPPNKKEILRQMSSPYKSPNKEEKETKEKFTRKMSMQEYELIHDKEDENCLQKYRKQCMHDMHQRLSFGPKYGYLNELKSGDEFLEAIEKERKSTTVIVHIFSDEIKACESLNNCLTCLALEYPSVKFCKIKSADTGAGERFSKEVLPTLLVYKAGELISNFISVTENLNEEFFAGDVEAFLNEYGLLPERGAQGIPCDEGEGDIE from the exons ATGGAGGATATTGACACGCAAAGCCTCGAAGAGGAAACAGATTTTGAAGGATCGGCTACAAATacag GTCCTAAAGGTGTCATACATGACTGGAGGAAGTTCAAGTTGGTCAGTGAAGACCAAGAATCAGTTCCTCCAAACAAAAAAGAAATACTTCGGCAAATGTCTTCGCCATACAAATCACCAaacaaagaagaaaaggaaaCAAAAGAGAAATTCACTCGCAAG ATGAGCATGCAGGAGTATGAACTAATCCATGACAAGGAAGATGAAAATTGTCTACAGAAGTACCGCAAACAATGTATGCATGACATGCACCAGCGGTTGAGTTTTGGGCCTAAGTATGGATACTTAAATGAGCTAAAAAGTGGGGATGAATTTTTAGAAGCAATAGAAAAGGAGAGAAAGAGCACTACAGTTATTGTTCATATTTTCTCTGATGAGATCAAGGCTTGTGAATCTTTGAATAATTGTTTGACCTGTCTTGCGCTAGAGTATCCGTCAGTGAAGTTCTGTAAAATTAAGTCTGCTGATACAGGAGCTGGAGAGCGATTCTCTAAAGAGGTCCTTCCTACCCTATTAGTCTATAAGGCAGGAGAACTCATAAGTAACTTCATCAGTGTCACTGAAAATTTAAATGAGGAATTTTTTGCTGGGGATGTGGAAGCTTTTCTGAATGAATATGGGCTTTTGCCTGAGCGGGGTGCCCAAGGCATACCATGTGATGAGGGAGAAGGCGATATCGAATAA